The window GAATTGTTAATTTCTTAGAAAGTTCCCCATGCCCCAAAACTTTCAACATCAAACCTTTTTTGCCCTTGTGAGCTTTAATGATACCTTTTTCTACCAAAGCTTCTTTATTTACTATGGCACCAGCATCAAAACCATTTTCAATTTGTTCTAGATTAACAATGACAAAGTTGTCTTTGAAATTGAAATTGTTAAAACCACGTTTTGGCAAACGTCTGAAAAGTGGCATTTGGCCACCTTCAAATCCGATTCTAACATAACCACCTGAACGTGCTTTTTGACCTTTGTGACCCTTACCAGAAGTGCCACCAAGTTTACCACCACGGCCAACTCTTTTTCTTTTTTTAACTAATGGACTTAAATTATTAAGCTGCAACATTTTTTGA is drawn from Candidatus Dependentiae bacterium and contains these coding sequences:
- the rplO gene encoding 50S ribosomal protein L15 codes for the protein MQLNNLSPLVKKRKRVGRGGKLGGTSGKGHKGQKARSGGYVRIGFEGGQMPLFRRLPKRGFNNFNFKDNFVIVNLEQIENGFDAGAIVNKEALVEKGIIKAHKGKKGLMLKVLGHGELSKKLTI